The Babylonia areolata isolate BAREFJ2019XMU chromosome 17, ASM4173473v1, whole genome shotgun sequence genome has a window encoding:
- the LOC143291538 gene encoding uncharacterized protein LOC143291538, which produces MLLLMMLVTLVMTDTGDASSDTTCIAVTDVFSTNVTCLFGRNMSKLNFNVKFFYPDRNAEPETALACNTKRFGGLVCHKGNGVVFDETQEINDYVTFTRPSSITVLRGEYLCQAIPHVGGSLDYCTLTYREIPQLAVQTPTPYPLVDIWMCVCVCVCVCVYTEVHTARDALQHFTGWWLSSFWLVTADCWGLVFPSTFVIHIEGES; this is translated from the exons atgctgctgctgatgatgttagTGACACTGGTGATGACGGACACGGGTGACGCCAGCAGTGACACCACCTGTATCGCCGTCACTGACGTGTTCTCCACCAACGTCACCTGTCTGTTCGGACGGAACATGTCCAAGCTCAACTTCAACGTAAAGTTCTTCTATCCGGATCGCAACGCTGAGCCAG AGACCGCTCTTGCCTGCAACACAAAGCGGTTTGGAGGCCTGGTGTGCCACAAAGGGAACGGCGTTGTCTTTGATGAAACTCAGGAGATCAATGACTACGTGACCTTCACAAGGCCTTCGTCCATTACAGTGCTGAGAGGAGAGTATCTGTGCCAGGCCATTCCTCACGTGGGCGGCTCTTTGGACTACTGCACACTGACCTATCGTG AAATTCCACAACTGGCTGTTCAAACTCCAACACCGTATCCTTTGGTAGatatttggatgtgtgtgtgtgtgtgtgtgtgtgtgtgt GTGTACACTGAGGTCCACACAGCCAGGGATGCACTTCAGCACTTCACAGGCTGGTGGCTGTCCAGCTTCTGGCTGGTGACAGCTGACTGTTGGGGCTTGGTTTTTCCTTCCACCTTTGTTATCCACATTGAGGGCGAATCGTAA